ATTGGCCGGGGGCGGATTGCCCGGGCGGCGTACAAGGCGGATCAGGATCTGGTAGGGATCGGCAGAGAAATCGATGTCCGCGGGCACGATGAGCGCGTCGCAGCTGTCGGAATGCAGCACCAGCCAAGGGCAATCGGAAGCCTCGGCCTCGCTTTCGATGAATGTCGCGATCTTCGCGCACTCAATCGGCGATAAACCGACCAGCCCCAGACTGTGCCTTGCTTTGGAAGCAAATCCCATTGCCAAGCCATCTCCAACGATGGCGCACCCGTTTCGAAAGGAAAAGGTCAGCGCGCCATTGATGTCAGTCGATAGGCATGTGGAACTAAGCATCGGTGAAACGTCATGATTACCGCGCGTTTAACGATAGAGTTATTTGGCGTGATTTACCGGTTAACATAGTTACCCTATTTTTAATTTTTGCACCCGCAGCATGACCCAATCACAATAAGTCCGATCATTTCGTCAATCCCGCTATGTATTTTATGAAATTTTGTACAATCTCGAAAGCGCTATATTTCCAAAGGTTTGTGAAACGGGCTGGTTTCACTGCAAACCGGTCGATCATCGAATGATGTGACGGTTGTTAAGCAATGCCCGCATGCGCCCGTGTGCCAGTGCGGCATTGTCCGACTATCCTTACCGAATCGCCGGTATGAGACTTTTTGCCTATTCGCGCGTTACGTGCTTGATCGGTGGTCCTGCGGCGACATGCTGCGTGGATTCTTGGGTGACGGGACGGCGTGTGAACACTTCGGCAATTTCCGACGGGGCTATTTCCGGCAACGAACGGGGCGGCATTGCACGCCGCGCTTTGGACGAAGTGCTCAGGTGGCCGCGGTGGTTCCTTGCCCTGTTGGCCGCATTGATCCTGTTCATCGGCTGGGAAACCTATGCCGCCCCGCCATGGACGCTGGGCGGGCCACCCCCGCCGCAGGGGATCGACTTCCTTGCCACCGATGGCACCCTGATCGCCCATCGCGGACCGAAAACCGCCACCCCGGTCGATGCCGCCGCCCTGCCCGATCATGTGCGGCAAGCGTTTCTGGCTATCGAGGATCGGCGTTTCTACGACCATGGCGGTGTCGATTTTCGCGGATTGGCCCGCGCCACCATCGCCAACCTGAAGGCGGGCGGCGTGGTCGAAGGCGGGTCCACGATCACCCAGCAATACGTGAAGAACGCTTATCTGACGCAGGATCGGACCTTCGTGCGAAAGGGCAAGGAAATGCTCTTGGCCGACTGGATCGAGACGTGGATGAGCAAGGACGAGATCCTCTCTCGCTATCTTGAAAACTGCTATTTCGGCGAAGGGCAATACGGTCTGGTCGCCGCCGCCAATCACTATTTCAACGTCACGCCCGACGAATTGTCGCTGGGGCAGGCGGCAATGCTGGCGGGCATGGTAAAGGCACCGTCACGGCTTGCCCCGACGGTGGACTACGAGGCCGCCGCAGAACGCATGCGCGTGGTGCTGGGCGCGATGGTCTATGCCGGATTCATCGATCAGGCCGCCGCCGATGAAGAGTCCGACCCCAAGGTGACGCCCGGTGCGGAGGAAGAGGAGGGCCCGACCGGCACGTGGTTCGTCGACTGGCTGATGCAAGACATCGACGACGATTTCACCGGCACTGTGCAAACCACGCTGGAGGCCGACGCTCAGGCCCACGCCGAGCGCGTGGTGCGCAACGCCCGGCTGGGCGGCACCGAAGTGGCGCTCATCGCAATCCGCCCCGACGGTGCCATCGCCGCCATGGTCGGCGGCAAGAAGTGGACGCCAGAGGCCTTCAATCGCGCCGTTACCGCCCAGCGCCAGCCGGGATCGACCTTCAAGCTGTTCGACTATTTCGCCGCGATCCGCGAAGGCATGACGCCCAGCACCGCGATCGAGGACGGACCGATCGACCTTGACGGGTGGCAGCCGCGCAATGCCTATCCCGGCTATTACGGGCCGATCCCGCTGTCCCGCGCCTTCGCCATTTCCAGCAACACCGCCGCGATCCGGGTGGCGCAATTGGCCGGAACCGATCAGGTGATCGAGGGCGCGCGCGATCTGGGCGTGGAGAGCGATATTCCCGAAACGCCATCGATGGCGCTGGGCACGGCGACGTTGACTTTGAAGGAACTGGTGGGTGCCTATGCCGCCTTTGCCTCTGGCCGCTATCCGGTGCGCCCTTATGGCATCGCGGGCCAAGGCGAAGCACCGCGGCATCAGCTGGACACCCGGCGCGAATGGGCGCCGATGCTGACGCTGCTCTACAACGCCGCCAACCATGGCACGGGGCGCAGCGCGGTGATCGGCTCGCAACCGACCTTCGGCAAGACCGGCACGTCGCAGGAAGGGCGCGACGGGCTGTTCGTGGGCTTTGCTGGCAACATGATCACGGCGGTCTGGGTCGGGCGAGACGATAACAAGCCCGTTCCCGGCAACCACGGCGGCGGCAACCCGGCGCAGATCTGGAAACAGTTCATGAGCGGGGTAAAGCTGGAACCGCTGGCCTTGCCGGTAAAGGTCAAGCAGATCCG
The sequence above is a segment of the Croceicoccus naphthovorans genome. Coding sequences within it:
- a CDS encoding transglycosylase domain-containing protein, coding for MTGRRVNTSAISDGAISGNERGGIARRALDEVLRWPRWFLALLAALILFIGWETYAAPPWTLGGPPPPQGIDFLATDGTLIAHRGPKTATPVDAAALPDHVRQAFLAIEDRRFYDHGGVDFRGLARATIANLKAGGVVEGGSTITQQYVKNAYLTQDRTFVRKGKEMLLADWIETWMSKDEILSRYLENCYFGEGQYGLVAAANHYFNVTPDELSLGQAAMLAGMVKAPSRLAPTVDYEAAAERMRVVLGAMVYAGFIDQAAADEESDPKVTPGAEEEEGPTGTWFVDWLMQDIDDDFTGTVQTTLEADAQAHAERVVRNARLGGTEVALIAIRPDGAIAAMVGGKKWTPEAFNRAVTAQRQPGSTFKLFDYFAAIREGMTPSTAIEDGPIDLDGWQPRNAYPGYYGPIPLSRAFAISSNTAAIRVAQLAGTDQVIEGARDLGVESDIPETPSMALGTATLTLKELVGAYAAFASGRYPVRPYGIAGQGEAPRHQLDTRREWAPMLTLLYNAANHGTGRSAVIGSQPTFGKTGTSQEGRDGLFVGFAGNMITAVWVGRDDNKPVPGNHGGGNPAQIWKQFMSGVKLEPLALPVKVKQIRRPVPRATMAPGEADMRGIDIGNIPMDDYQYDIDIPEGIPQLPEGELTGEPVNAPMEVEEIPERGEEPDPIPAPPRQPPPIDRGETEG